The Mycobacteriales bacterium DNA segment CCGCGGGGAGCTGGACCCGGCCCTGCTCGCCGACGTCGACGCCGTGGTCAACCTGGCCGGGGTCGGCATCGGTGACAAGCGCTGGACCGACGAGCGCAAGCGGGCCGTCCTGGACAGCCGCGTCGAGGCCACCCGGACGGTGAGCGACGCGCTGATCGCGGCGGCTCCCCGGTCCCGGACGCTGCTGTCCGCCTCCGCCGTCGGCTGGTACGGCGACACCGGCGACCATCCCGTCGACGAGTCGGCCCCGGCCGGTACGGACTTCCTGGCCCAGGTCTGCGCCCGCTGGGAGGAGGCGACCGCGGCGGCAGAGCAGGCCGGCGTCCGGGTCGCGCACCTGCGCACCGGCCTCGTCTGCGGCCGCGGCGGCCTGCTCGCCCGGCTGCTGCCGCTGGCGAAGGCGGGCGTCAACGTGCCGCTCGGCTCGGGCAAGCAGTACTGGTCCTGGATCTCGCTGGCCGACGAGATCGGCGCGATGCGGCACGTGCTGGGCAACGAGGACATCACC contains these protein-coding regions:
- a CDS encoding TIGR01777 family oxidoreductase; translation: MKIAITGSSGLIGSALVPALHEDGHTVLRLVRRAPSAPDEARWDPSRGELDPALLADVDAVVNLAGVGIGDKRWTDERKRAVLDSRVEATRTVSDALIAAAPRSRTLLSASAVGWYGDTGDHPVDESAPAGTDFLAQVCARWEEATAAAEQAGVRVAHLRTGLVCGRGGLLARLLPLAKAGVNVPLGSGKQYWSWISLADEIGAMRHVLGNEDITGAVNLTGPDPVTNRAFTRTLGTVLHRPVLPVRVPRLALRVLVGEFADIGIVMGQRVLPRVLQDTGYRFQHRTAEEALRWAT